The Clostridia bacterium genome segment GGCCGCGCGGGTGCTCGGCCGCCTGCCGGCGAATCGCGAGCGCGGCCGCATGGAGCTGCTTGGGGCGCTGCCGCTGGGCGGCCGGAGGAGCCTCGCGCTCGTGAAGGTCGGGCGGCGGGCGCTCGTCGTCGGCGTGTGCGAGCGTGAAGTCGCGTGCCTGTACGCCATCGAGGACCCGGCGGAAGTGGCGG includes the following:
- a CDS encoding flagellar biosynthetic protein FliO; the protein is MEGFWLFLRTLGALAVVVGAIVWAARVLGRLPANRERGRMELLGALPLGGRRSLALVKVGRRALVVGVCEREVACLYAIEDPAEVAELAGERWMSLDEAARAEPVLPRLDWSAIRTALRRGGAERT